In the genome of Acidimicrobiales bacterium, one region contains:
- a CDS encoding SDR family oxidoreductase yields the protein MGRFDGRVALLTGAASGIGRATALRMAEDGAIVVGFDRDGDGLAEMARLVEALGATVSTMVGDVSDRGECRSAVDHAVATHGRLDILANIAGVAWGEHVADVTAEGWNRMLAINVSGVFWCCQAALPHLLETRGNIVNIASNAGLMGQAYTVAYSTTKGAVVNMTRALAMEFAKEPVRINAVAPGGVVTSMTRNYSMPDDVDFSLVRPYMGFREMADPAELANVIAFVASDEASRMHGAIVSVDGGLTAG from the coding sequence ATGGGACGCTTCGACGGCCGGGTCGCCCTACTCACCGGTGCAGCCTCCGGCATCGGACGAGCCACCGCTCTCCGGATGGCCGAGGACGGGGCCATCGTCGTTGGCTTCGACCGAGACGGCGACGGCCTGGCAGAGATGGCCAGGCTGGTAGAGGCCCTTGGAGCCACTGTGTCCACCATGGTCGGTGACGTTTCGGACCGCGGCGAGTGCCGCTCCGCCGTAGACCACGCCGTTGCCACGCACGGCCGGTTGGACATCCTGGCCAACATCGCCGGGGTGGCGTGGGGCGAGCACGTCGCCGACGTAACGGCCGAGGGATGGAACCGGATGTTGGCTATCAACGTTTCCGGCGTTTTCTGGTGCTGCCAGGCCGCCCTCCCGCACCTCTTGGAGACACGGGGCAACATCGTCAACATTGCCTCCAACGCCGGCCTGATGGGTCAGGCCTACACCGTTGCCTACTCCACGACGAAGGGCGCCGTGGTGAATATGACCCGGGCCCTAGCCATGGAGTTCGCCAAGGAACCTGTCCGGATCAACGCTGTAGCGCCCGGCGGAGTCGTCACCTCCATGACCCGCAATTACTCAATGCCCGATGACGTGGACTTCTCTCTGGTCCGGCCGTACATGGGTTTTCGGGAGATGGCCGACCCGGCCGAGCTGGCCAACGTCATTGCCTTCGTAGCCTCCGACGAGGCCAGCCGGATGCACGGGGCCATCGTCAGCGTCGACGGCGGCCTGACCGCCGGCTGA
- a CDS encoding alpha-ketoglutarate-dependent dioxygenase AlkB: MLQATLFGSLPFHLGDLVPTAQRTQLDEDCWVDHAPGWIRGADDLYAAFRDSLAWRSHRRWIVDSEVLEPRLSTNIAEPSIALQEIGHCLTDHYGVDLVASWANLYRDGRDSVAWHGDRFRPGAIHETVALASFGGPRTLRIRPRGGGPSQPWNLASGDLLVMGGPTQHRFEHCIPKTAGSGGRISVAYRCPRGREFDQTVDQHRGRNHLRLSRL, encoded by the coding sequence ATGCTCCAGGCCACCCTTTTCGGCAGCCTTCCCTTCCACCTCGGTGACCTTGTGCCGACCGCCCAGCGCACCCAGCTGGACGAGGACTGCTGGGTGGATCACGCGCCGGGCTGGATCCGGGGGGCCGACGACCTCTACGCCGCTTTCCGGGACTCCCTAGCGTGGCGGTCCCATCGGCGGTGGATTGTGGACAGCGAGGTGCTCGAGCCGCGGCTGAGCACCAACATCGCGGAACCAAGTATCGCCCTTCAGGAGATCGGACACTGCCTAACCGACCACTACGGCGTTGATCTAGTGGCCAGTTGGGCCAATCTCTACCGGGACGGCCGCGACAGCGTGGCCTGGCACGGCGACCGGTTCCGCCCCGGAGCGATCCACGAGACGGTCGCTCTGGCCTCGTTCGGCGGTCCACGAACCTTACGCATCCGTCCCCGGGGTGGTGGCCCTTCCCAGCCCTGGAACCTCGCTTCGGGTGACCTCCTGGTCATGGGCGGCCCGACCCAGCACCGTTTCGAGCATTGCATACCAAAAACCGCAGGGTCGGGCGGAAGGATCAGCGTGGCCTACCGGTGTCCCCGTGGCCGTGAGTTTGACCAGACTGTGGACCAACACCGCGGTCGTAACCACCTCCGTCTCTCCCGCCTCTGA
- a CDS encoding DUF2304 domain-containing protein, with translation MTVETHALLATLTVLAVAVIVRLVRRQVLKAKYTVLWLTVGLVLAITASVPTLLDRVADLLGIWYQPTLFLLLAIGFLLLLSMHFSYEMSRMEKRIRALAEELALLRGPGDDPADHDRSHEEDGPAGEHPGA, from the coding sequence GTGACCGTCGAGACCCATGCCCTTCTGGCCACCCTGACCGTGTTAGCCGTCGCAGTGATCGTGCGCCTGGTCCGCCGACAGGTCCTCAAGGCCAAGTACACCGTGCTCTGGCTGACAGTGGGCCTGGTGCTGGCCATCACCGCGTCGGTTCCTACTCTGCTGGACCGGGTAGCTGACCTGCTCGGGATCTGGTATCAGCCGACCCTCTTCCTGCTGCTGGCTATCGGGTTCCTGCTCCTCCTGTCCATGCACTTCTCCTACGAGATGTCCCGGATGGAAAAGCGGATTAGAGCTCTGGCCGAGGAGCTGGCTCTTCTCCGTGGACCGGGCGACGACCCGGCCGACCACGACCGGAGCCACGAAGAGGATGGACCCGCCGGGGAGCACCCCGGGGCCTGA
- a CDS encoding glycosyltransferase family 2 protein has translation MRTAVIIPAYNEADALPGVLAALEAHVPDHDVVVVDDGSTDRTANVARAGGATCLRLPFNLGIGGALRLGFRYAVEQGYDRAYQFDADGQHDASQVSALLAGLQDADMVIGTRFGGDDGYRVGRSRGLAMGLLRRMVGQICGQRFTDTSSGFRAFRRPVLEFFATEYPVEYMESVEALVLAVRRGFVVREVPVVMHDRSGGRASTRNLRLAYHFVRLLIVLLAGDPGRGQRRRAQS, from the coding sequence GTGCGCACCGCGGTGATCATCCCGGCTTACAACGAGGCCGACGCTCTTCCCGGGGTCCTCGCCGCTCTGGAGGCCCACGTTCCCGACCACGACGTGGTCGTGGTCGATGACGGTTCTACGGATAGGACGGCCAACGTCGCACGGGCCGGTGGAGCTACCTGCCTCCGCCTTCCCTTTAATTTGGGGATCGGCGGGGCGCTCCGGTTGGGTTTTCGCTACGCCGTAGAACAGGGCTACGACCGTGCCTATCAGTTCGACGCCGACGGCCAACACGACGCCTCCCAGGTGTCGGCTCTGTTGGCTGGACTCCAGGACGCCGACATGGTGATCGGCACCCGATTCGGCGGCGATGACGGCTACCGGGTGGGCCGCAGCCGCGGGCTGGCTATGGGACTGCTCCGACGCATGGTGGGCCAGATCTGTGGCCAGCGGTTCACCGACACCTCGTCGGGCTTTCGGGCCTTCCGCCGTCCGGTACTGGAGTTCTTCGCTACCGAGTACCCGGTGGAGTACATGGAGTCGGTGGAGGCCCTCGTATTGGCCGTCCGCCGGGGCTTCGTCGTCAGGGAAGTTCCCGTGGTCATGCACGACCGGTCGGGAGGAAGGGCCTCCACCCGGAATCTGCGATTGGCCTACCACTTCGTCCGCCTCCTGATCGTCCTCCTTGCCGGCGATCCGGGCCGCGGACAACGCCGGAGGGCTCAGTCGTGA
- a CDS encoding GNAT family N-acetyltransferase: MEDLRATADLLNMVFAHDPPMGVNHLAWYYHQNPTGRAAVGQAHDEGRLVGNYALVPLRFRSATGPAIVLGLGVDLSVHPAARGSGAYRRTVEDSYRVGTEAGLDGILGVANAESAPRMVETMGWRMLPLLASRLLVATPGRHGFAAHPVNRSLLDSNTIQQMLPQEVPVSANGHGATWDSDHLRWRLGRPGADYVVHERDDVLLVSTTTTVRRLRVAVLLKVLPRQVQTDPIPSGPLAAALATHHCTPLVLHWGANPSVRFLRISIPHRLQPSPLVLVVHPFADNGVPRFDPGALSITGFEFLDFDAY, encoded by the coding sequence GTGGAGGATCTACGGGCCACAGCGGATCTGCTGAACATGGTGTTCGCTCACGACCCCCCGATGGGCGTTAACCACCTTGCCTGGTATTACCACCAGAACCCGACTGGGCGGGCGGCCGTTGGGCAGGCCCACGATGAAGGTCGCCTGGTGGGCAACTACGCACTGGTGCCGTTGCGTTTCCGATCGGCTACCGGACCGGCCATCGTCCTGGGGCTAGGCGTCGACCTTTCCGTCCACCCGGCGGCCCGAGGTTCCGGGGCCTACCGGCGGACCGTCGAGGACAGCTATCGGGTCGGCACCGAGGCTGGTCTGGACGGAATTCTCGGGGTGGCCAACGCCGAGTCGGCTCCCCGCATGGTCGAAACCATGGGCTGGAGAATGCTTCCTCTGCTCGCCTCCCGGCTTCTGGTGGCGACGCCCGGAAGGCACGGGTTCGCCGCCCACCCTGTGAATCGTTCTCTTCTGGACTCCAACACGATCCAGCAAATGCTGCCTCAGGAGGTGCCCGTCTCCGCCAACGGGCACGGTGCCACCTGGGACTCCGACCACCTCCGGTGGAGACTCGGGCGACCGGGAGCGGACTACGTGGTGCACGAGCGAGACGACGTCCTCCTCGTTAGCACTACGACCACGGTACGGCGACTCCGGGTAGCTGTCCTGTTGAAGGTGCTCCCCCGTCAGGTGCAGACCGACCCGATCCCGTCCGGGCCGTTGGCAGCCGCCCTGGCCACCCACCACTGCACGCCCCTGGTCCTGCATTGGGGTGCCAACCCCTCCGTGCGTTTCCTCAGGATCTCGATCCCTCACCGCCTCCAACCGAGCCCCCTGGTACTAGTCGTGCATCCGTTCGCCGACAATGGTGTCCCCCGCTTTGACCCCGGAGCGCTCTCGATCACCGGATTCGAGTTTCTAGATTTCGACGCGTACTGA
- a CDS encoding GDSL-type esterase/lipase family protein gives MSDDSTTRQSGFRSRRGIVLAIVLLVAATGTLVFQASGPVLRVASLGDSVAYDGDPGIRAALEATGEVMVDARSYGGVGLLRPGIDDYLREALDGNPDVVVVMLGGWDLGEVVADPPAYGRRLDEVAGLLTSKGATVIWLGMPPTPPAEGIEEARRMANREFAAVADRHDGVTYLDTDQILGDSFGGFTRMRTGVAGTDVQVRKVRDGRDDGHLCPAGAALLGQAVLTAMRETHVMPEEMEGWWEGEWTRDARYEDPLGGCAEITD, from the coding sequence ATGTCCGATGACTCGACGACGCGACAGAGCGGCTTTCGTAGTCGTCGGGGAATCGTTCTGGCGATCGTCCTTTTAGTGGCCGCTACGGGAACCCTGGTATTCCAGGCCAGTGGACCGGTGCTTCGGGTGGCCTCCCTCGGTGACAGCGTGGCTTACGACGGGGATCCGGGGATCCGCGCCGCCCTGGAGGCCACTGGCGAGGTGATGGTGGATGCTCGATCGTACGGTGGGGTCGGCTTGCTCCGCCCAGGGATCGACGACTACCTCCGGGAGGCGCTGGACGGGAACCCTGACGTAGTGGTGGTCATGCTGGGCGGCTGGGACTTGGGCGAGGTCGTGGCCGACCCCCCGGCGTACGGACGCCGGCTGGACGAGGTGGCCGGCCTGCTGACCTCGAAGGGTGCGACGGTGATCTGGTTGGGGATGCCGCCCACCCCGCCGGCCGAGGGAATTGAGGAGGCTCGCCGGATGGCCAACCGTGAGTTCGCTGCCGTGGCCGACCGCCACGACGGAGTCACCTACCTGGACACCGACCAGATCCTTGGTGACAGCTTCGGGGGTTTCACCCGGATGCGGACCGGAGTGGCCGGAACGGATGTCCAGGTACGGAAGGTTAGGGACGGGCGAGATGACGGCCACCTTTGCCCAGCCGGAGCGGCCCTACTGGGCCAAGCGGTTCTGACTGCCATGCGGGAGACCCACGTTATGCCCGAGGAGATGGAGGGCTGGTGGGAGGGCGAGTGGACGCGGGACGCCCGTTATGAGGATCCCCTTGGGGGTTGTGCCGAGATCACAGACTGA
- a CDS encoding glycosyltransferase family 39 protein — protein MSQGLLPETFRGRLTAIVLLGLGIRLLHLVLVAADNPLSGDGAAYHLSANLFADGLGFPEPLRHFFGGIDVVPLAEGEVVVETPIGYIEPTAGHPPVWTVLLGTFAFLGFTTVLQQQLVSVLLGAPAIVLMGLLGRELRSDRLGLLAATGTAGYAFIWVNDGLLVAETAAIAMAAATMLVGVRFWRDPSRPSAVILGLVGGLAALTRAELVLFLPVVAAVVLLRTPLAWRERLLRYVACGLAALVLCLPWFARNVAAFDAPVLFSNGMGTVLVQANCDATYHGPDLGYWNLSCGLPTPYGADGGLLDEYERDVVVRQRATSYMSVNRERLLTVVVPARIGRMWGLYEPIGQLRRDVHADRRSFAISMLGLVQFTLLVPLAVAGFEVIRRRRGPLLVLAAWVPIATFTAATAFGNTRYRTAAEASLVILAAVAVDAALDRWKPSEVLPGQSVISAQPPRGSS, from the coding sequence ATGAGCCAGGGCCTCCTGCCCGAGACATTCCGAGGTCGGCTGACAGCAATCGTCCTGCTCGGCCTCGGGATCCGATTACTCCACCTAGTGCTGGTGGCCGCCGACAACCCGCTCAGCGGAGACGGCGCCGCCTACCACCTTTCGGCCAACCTCTTTGCCGACGGCCTCGGGTTCCCCGAACCGCTCCGTCACTTCTTCGGTGGCATAGACGTGGTTCCCCTCGCCGAAGGCGAGGTGGTGGTCGAAACCCCAATCGGATACATAGAACCCACAGCAGGACACCCCCCGGTGTGGACCGTTCTGTTGGGCACCTTCGCCTTCCTGGGTTTCACCACCGTGCTCCAGCAACAACTGGTGTCGGTCTTGCTGGGCGCGCCTGCCATCGTCCTCATGGGCCTCCTTGGCCGGGAGCTCCGCTCGGATCGTCTCGGTCTTCTGGCAGCCACCGGAACAGCCGGCTACGCCTTCATCTGGGTCAACGACGGCCTCCTCGTGGCAGAAACGGCGGCCATCGCTATGGCGGCAGCCACCATGCTGGTTGGCGTCCGCTTCTGGCGCGATCCCTCACGGCCCTCGGCAGTGATTCTGGGGCTAGTCGGGGGCCTGGCAGCCCTTACCCGGGCCGAGTTGGTCCTCTTCCTCCCGGTGGTCGCCGCCGTGGTCCTCCTCCGAACCCCCCTCGCGTGGCGGGAGCGGCTCCTCCGTTACGTGGCTTGTGGCCTGGCTGCCCTCGTCCTCTGCCTGCCGTGGTTCGCCCGCAACGTGGCCGCCTTCGATGCCCCGGTCCTATTTTCCAATGGAATGGGCACCGTGCTCGTCCAGGCCAACTGCGACGCCACCTACCATGGGCCAGACCTTGGCTACTGGAACCTGTCCTGCGGCCTACCCACTCCCTACGGGGCCGACGGCGGTCTCCTCGATGAGTACGAACGTGACGTGGTGGTTCGGCAACGGGCCACGTCGTACATGTCGGTCAACCGGGAACGCCTCCTGACCGTAGTGGTGCCGGCCCGGATCGGACGGATGTGGGGCCTCTACGAGCCGATCGGTCAACTCCGCCGGGATGTCCACGCCGACCGGCGCTCCTTTGCCATCTCCATGCTGGGCCTTGTCCAGTTCACGCTTCTGGTACCTCTCGCCGTAGCCGGCTTCGAGGTGATACGTCGTCGACGTGGGCCCCTACTGGTCCTTGCCGCCTGGGTTCCGATCGCCACTTTCACGGCGGCCACTGCCTTCGGCAACACCCGCTACCGCACAGCCGCCGAGGCCTCCCTGGTGATCCTGGCCGCCGTGGCCGTAGACGCGGCGCTTGACCGGTGGAAGCCGAGCGAGGTGTTGCCCGGTCAGTCTGTGATCTCGGCACAACCCCCAAGGGGATCCTCATAA
- a CDS encoding polysaccharide deacetylase family protein yields the protein MPPAVTVTVDVEDLRPTADLPERVVEMTHRVLDLLAESGHRASVFVVGELAERRPNLVRRAAAEGHEVGLHSWRHVPISTQNPSDFGHDLRRGRALLQDLSGQAVEGYRAPMMSLVPASAWAIPLVTEAGFTYSSSVLPGPSPLYGWPGLPRRPFRWAGGPVELPCPLVRLPGIDLPYLGGTYLRLLPSALRRFGLARADPDEVLWAYCHPWEFDPDEAFHPHDHIGMLASRIAWLRRSRMEHQIRHLLADPVAGPLSEAVANLDSDSLPIVDPTQSPDLGPAARWADGRLRKR from the coding sequence ATGCCCCCGGCCGTCACCGTCACCGTCGACGTCGAGGACCTCCGGCCCACCGCCGACCTCCCGGAAAGGGTCGTCGAGATGACCCACCGGGTTCTGGACCTGCTTGCCGAGTCTGGCCACCGGGCTTCGGTGTTCGTAGTCGGTGAGCTGGCCGAGCGCCGGCCGAACCTAGTGCGACGGGCCGCTGCCGAAGGCCACGAGGTAGGCCTCCACTCCTGGCGGCACGTGCCTATCTCTACCCAGAACCCAAGCGATTTCGGCCACGACCTTCGCCGTGGCCGTGCCCTGCTTCAGGACCTGTCCGGCCAAGCCGTGGAGGGGTACCGGGCTCCCATGATGTCGCTAGTGCCGGCCTCGGCCTGGGCCATCCCTCTTGTAACCGAAGCTGGCTTCACCTACTCCTCCAGCGTCCTGCCCGGACCTAGTCCGCTGTACGGCTGGCCCGGCCTACCTCGTCGACCCTTCCGGTGGGCCGGCGGTCCCGTCGAGCTTCCCTGCCCTTTGGTCCGCTTGCCTGGGATCGACCTTCCCTACCTGGGAGGGACCTACCTGCGCCTGCTTCCGTCTGCCCTCCGCCGTTTCGGATTGGCGCGGGCCGATCCCGATGAGGTGCTGTGGGCCTACTGCCATCCGTGGGAGTTCGACCCCGACGAGGCTTTTCACCCGCACGACCACATCGGGATGCTGGCCAGTCGGATCGCCTGGCTCCGCCGTTCCCGAATGGAGCACCAAATTAGGCATCTACTCGCCGACCCGGTAGCCGGGCCGCTCAGCGAGGCAGTGGCCAACCTGGACTCCGACTCGCTTCCGATCGTCGATCCCACCCAGAGTCCTGACCTGGGTCCCGCAGCGCGCTGGGCCGATGGGCGACTAAGAAAACGGTGA
- a CDS encoding NAD(P)/FAD-dependent oxidoreductase: protein MTDLPNTPLEGHDHPPPAGVHPVIIGAGPAGLTAAYQFGKSDIRATVLEADGVVGGISRTAVRDGWRFDIGGHRFFTKVRAVSDLWHEILEPEDFLVRPRMSRIFYRGRFYDYPLRALNALRNLGLLESVRCVLSYAWVRIHPPKDQSSFEGWTASRFGWRLYRTFFKTYTEKVWGVPADELQADWAAQRIKNLSLFRAVWNSLTPRRNQKEITSLIEEFEYPKYGPGMMWERCHELVAAQGSDVLLHHPVRRIAHADGRAYRVEADGPDGPVVFSASHVISSMPLPHLLRAMDPPISDAVRQAADAIVHRDFLTVALVVPSEDGFPDNWIYIHSPEVEVGRVQNFGQWSPHLVKDGRTCLGLEYFVDEGDHLWEADDADLVEQGKSEMAHLGLLNPSRVEAGYVVRMPKAYPMYDAHYQANVEILRAWLADNAPNVYPVGRNGMHRYNNQDHSMLTAMLTVENVLGADHDIWQVNVEEDYHEEIRPSDAGS, encoded by the coding sequence ATGACCGACCTTCCTAACACGCCCCTCGAGGGACACGACCACCCGCCCCCAGCAGGGGTCCATCCAGTCATCATCGGTGCCGGGCCGGCCGGGCTGACCGCCGCCTACCAATTCGGAAAGTCCGACATCCGGGCCACGGTGCTGGAAGCCGACGGGGTGGTCGGCGGCATCAGTCGGACCGCCGTTCGGGACGGGTGGAGGTTTGACATCGGAGGCCACCGCTTCTTCACCAAGGTCCGGGCCGTCTCGGATCTGTGGCATGAGATCTTGGAGCCTGAGGATTTTCTCGTTCGACCCCGTATGAGCCGCATTTTCTACCGGGGTCGCTTCTACGACTACCCGCTGCGGGCCCTGAACGCCCTCCGAAACCTGGGTCTCCTGGAGTCCGTCCGGTGCGTGCTGTCCTACGCATGGGTCCGGATCCACCCACCAAAGGACCAGAGTTCGTTCGAGGGGTGGACGGCGAGCCGCTTTGGATGGCGTCTGTACCGAACCTTCTTTAAGACCTACACCGAGAAGGTGTGGGGTGTACCGGCCGACGAACTGCAGGCCGACTGGGCCGCCCAGCGGATAAAGAACCTCTCGCTCTTCCGGGCTGTCTGGAACTCCCTCACCCCCCGCCGGAATCAGAAGGAGATCACCAGCCTCATCGAGGAGTTCGAGTATCCGAAGTACGGGCCGGGAATGATGTGGGAGCGGTGCCATGAGCTGGTAGCCGCTCAAGGCTCTGATGTCCTGCTCCACCATCCAGTCCGCCGGATCGCGCACGCCGATGGGCGGGCCTACCGGGTGGAAGCCGACGGCCCCGACGGCCCGGTGGTGTTCTCGGCGTCCCACGTGATCTCATCCATGCCCCTCCCCCACTTGCTGCGGGCTATGGATCCGCCCATTTCCGACGCGGTACGACAGGCAGCCGACGCCATCGTCCACCGGGACTTCCTCACAGTGGCCCTAGTTGTCCCGTCCGAGGACGGCTTTCCCGATAACTGGATCTATATCCACAGCCCCGAGGTTGAGGTCGGCCGCGTCCAGAACTTCGGCCAGTGGTCACCTCACCTAGTCAAGGACGGTCGGACCTGCTTGGGCCTGGAGTACTTCGTGGACGAAGGCGATCATCTCTGGGAGGCCGACGACGCCGACCTGGTGGAACAGGGCAAGTCCGAGATGGCTCACCTCGGACTACTGAACCCGTCACGGGTGGAGGCGGGCTACGTGGTCCGCATGCCCAAGGCGTACCCGATGTACGACGCCCACTACCAGGCCAACGTCGAAATTCTCCGTGCTTGGCTAGCCGACAACGCTCCCAACGTCTACCCGGTGGGACGCAACGGCATGCATCGGTACAACAACCAAGACCACTCCATGTTGACGGCCATGCTGACTGTGGAAAACGTGCTGGGCGCCGACCATGACATATGGCAAGTCAACGTGGAGGAGGACTACCACGAGGAAATCCGGCCCTCCGACGCCGGAAGCTGA
- a CDS encoding glycosyltransferase family 39 protein, which produces MGEADRNRWLVTVVAVAVASGLVLRFLPLSPMWLDEAISASLAEEARRGWTPLVDALRHDGHPPLYYVLLAVWTSVVGEGDAAVRAFSGALGVMSLPLTWAVARRHLDPSGGLLAVGVMASSPFAIRYATEARMYLLLLVLLLLAHLAAVRAWERPSTARLAALAGVTTALLLTHYWSLFLVTVVGLALLWVSRGPERRRALRLTGAVAAGGLGFLPWLPVFFDQLAHTGTPWSPAPRPTVVAALTLEAYGGGRGSEALLVAVVLTVLVVLGIGTRRSSAGSVLGWAEERWLRLAAGIGLATMVLGAGVSLATDTAYQGRYGVFALVPVVLAAAVGLRRLPGIGPVVVLMGLILLSGVSVARELSRERTQVAAAVEEVLAGGGADDVVVFCPDQLAPAGYRMLDGRRTTLSYPLLDEGRRVDWVDYATRNAAADPEAAAAAITERSAGAGAVWLVWMDGYETFGRHCSDLRLELVQRLGRPTKVLNADGDAYDDAANLSRFPGPS; this is translated from the coding sequence GTGGGGGAGGCCGATCGCAACCGCTGGCTCGTCACGGTGGTGGCCGTCGCGGTGGCCAGTGGGTTGGTACTGCGTTTCCTTCCGCTCTCGCCGATGTGGCTTGACGAGGCCATCTCGGCCTCCCTGGCCGAAGAGGCCCGTCGGGGCTGGACACCGCTGGTGGATGCCCTGCGGCACGACGGGCACCCGCCCCTGTACTACGTCCTCTTGGCAGTTTGGACGTCGGTAGTTGGTGAAGGTGACGCGGCGGTGCGGGCATTCTCGGGTGCGCTAGGCGTGATGTCGCTACCCCTCACTTGGGCGGTGGCCCGGCGACACCTCGACCCGTCGGGTGGTCTCTTGGCGGTCGGGGTGATGGCTTCCAGCCCGTTTGCCATCCGATACGCCACCGAGGCCCGGATGTACCTACTGCTCCTAGTCCTGCTGCTTCTGGCCCACCTGGCCGCAGTCCGGGCCTGGGAGCGACCGTCGACGGCCCGCCTGGCTGCCCTAGCCGGAGTTACGACAGCACTGCTCCTCACCCATTACTGGTCACTATTTTTGGTGACGGTCGTTGGGCTGGCCCTTCTGTGGGTAAGCCGGGGACCGGAACGCCGCCGGGCCCTCCGGCTGACCGGAGCGGTGGCCGCCGGTGGGTTGGGATTCTTGCCGTGGCTTCCCGTGTTCTTCGACCAACTGGCCCACACCGGAACCCCGTGGTCGCCGGCGCCGAGGCCCACGGTGGTGGCAGCACTGACCCTGGAGGCCTACGGCGGGGGTCGGGGTTCAGAAGCACTCCTGGTGGCTGTGGTGCTGACGGTCCTGGTGGTGCTGGGTATCGGGACCCGTCGGTCGTCTGCCGGCTCGGTGCTCGGTTGGGCCGAGGAGCGTTGGCTGCGACTGGCCGCCGGTATCGGCTTGGCCACCATGGTGCTGGGGGCGGGAGTCAGCCTGGCCACTGACACGGCCTACCAGGGCCGCTACGGCGTGTTTGCTTTGGTGCCGGTGGTGCTGGCCGCCGCGGTGGGCCTCCGGCGCCTGCCCGGTATCGGCCCGGTGGTGGTCCTGATGGGGCTAATCCTGCTCTCCGGGGTCTCGGTGGCCCGCGAGCTGAGCAGGGAGCGAACGCAGGTTGCCGCGGCCGTGGAGGAGGTCCTGGCCGGAGGCGGAGCTGACGACGTGGTGGTTTTTTGTCCCGACCAACTAGCTCCAGCCGGCTATCGAATGTTGGACGGCCGCCGCACCACCTTGTCGTACCCGCTGCTGGATGAGGGGCGTCGCGTGGACTGGGTGGACTACGCGACGCGCAATGCTGCGGCTGATCCGGAAGCTGCTGCCGCGGCGATAACGGAACGCTCTGCAGGGGCGGGCGCCGTCTGGTTGGTCTGGATGGACGGCTACGAAACCTTTGGGCGCCATTGTTCTGACCTGCGCCTTGAACTCGTCCAACGCCTGGGCCGGCCGACGAAGGTGCTTAATGCCGACGGTGACGCCTACGACGACGCGGCCAATCTCTCCCGGTTCCCGGGCCCGTCGTGA
- a CDS encoding glycerophosphodiester phosphodiesterase gives MRSPASHPFLDHPGTLAFAHRGGAEEYPENSLAAFRHAVDLGYRYLETDVHATLDGVVLAFHDNTLDRVTDRSGQIADLPWSEVSGARIAGREPIPLLSELLEEFPEARINIDPKDDRVVEPLANLIRDHGALHRVCLGAFSDRRLARCRSLLGPTVCTSAGPFDGGRLRLASLGFPTGRPAALCLQVPVRQSGIPIVDRRLLRMAHDRGLQVHVWTIDDPGEMVRLLDLGVDGIMTDHPGVLRQVLIERGDWHT, from the coding sequence ATGCGCAGTCCGGCTTCCCACCCGTTCCTTGACCATCCGGGGACCTTGGCCTTCGCCCATCGGGGCGGAGCCGAGGAGTACCCCGAGAACAGTCTGGCCGCCTTCCGGCATGCCGTGGACCTTGGGTACCGGTATCTGGAGACGGACGTTCATGCCACCCTGGATGGAGTGGTTCTCGCCTTCCACGACAACACTCTTGATCGGGTCACCGACCGTTCTGGCCAGATTGCCGACCTTCCGTGGAGCGAGGTTTCTGGTGCGCGAATAGCCGGGCGGGAACCCATCCCGCTGCTGTCGGAACTCCTCGAGGAGTTCCCGGAGGCCCGAATCAACATCGACCCCAAGGACGACCGGGTCGTGGAACCCCTCGCCAATCTGATTCGCGACCACGGAGCACTTCACCGGGTCTGCCTTGGGGCATTTTCCGATCGGCGCCTAGCACGTTGCCGCTCCCTCCTCGGACCCACCGTGTGCACGTCAGCTGGCCCGTTTGACGGCGGCCGACTCCGGCTAGCCAGTCTGGGCTTTCCGACCGGCCGGCCGGCCGCCTTGTGCCTCCAGGTGCCGGTTCGCCAGTCCGGCATACCTATCGTGGATCGCCGCCTGCTCCGGATGGCCCACGACCGTGGCCTTCAGGTCCACGTATGGACTATCGACGATCCAGGCGAGATGGTCCGTCTCCTGGACCTCGGCGTAGACGGGATCATGACGGACCATCCGGGGGTACTTCGCCAGGTCCTCATCGAGCGGGGAGACTGGCACACCTAA